A genomic window from Silene latifolia isolate original U9 population chromosome 11, ASM4854445v1, whole genome shotgun sequence includes:
- the LOC141614330 gene encoding uncharacterized protein LOC141614330, giving the protein MANDARTIRELRARNYDTQPLCIAYPPMGANANFELKGYFIHNLPKFHGHAGDDPNCHLSEFHMMCEGAIPNGVTEDQFTLRAFPFSLQDSAKDWLFYLQPGTIRTWKDMKAAFLEKYYPDSRHNHAKKAITSPVQDASESLYEYWERFKKLVARCPYHGLSGDDLLVNF; this is encoded by the coding sequence ATGGCGAACGATGCTAGAACTATTAGGGAGCTTCGGGCAAGGAATTATGACACCCAACCTCTTTGCATAGCCTACCCGCCCATGGGGGCCAATGCTAATTTTGAACTAAAAGGCTATTTCATTCACAACCTTCCAAAGTTCCATGGACATGCGGGAGATGACCCAAATTGCCATCTTTCCGAATTTCATATGATGTGCGAAGGAGCCATTCCCAATGGGGTCACGGAGGACCAATTTACGTTGAGAGCCTTCCCATTTTCACTACAAGATTCGGCAAAAGATTGGTTGTTCTACCTTCAACCGGGTACAATCCGTACGTGGAAGGACATGAAAGCGGCTTTTCTTGAGAAATACTACCCCGACTCAAGACATAATCATGCAAAGAAAGCGATCACCTCTCCGGTGCAAGATGCAAGTGAGAGCctatatgagtattgggagagattcaagaaaTTGGTTGCTCGATGCCCATATCACGGTCTTAGTGGTGATGACCTTTTGGTCAATTTTTGA